A genome region from Mugil cephalus isolate CIBA_MC_2020 chromosome 13, CIBA_Mcephalus_1.1, whole genome shotgun sequence includes the following:
- the LOC125019273 gene encoding coiled-coil domain-containing protein 106-like encodes MAGSQASATLPFRARVLPDIGSQAPSCSSLGSAQQKAFTSEDDVSPSDMEGDHPPSSPNISESSDSDVTSRLLRHSKRHHTRALTPSPATQAHPGQSHMRVKGPAEVIQRYKKVLKTFSWVRTMSEAFCINAVGRGTIKMTAPIAELKYVDPEKFASLKFDPAVETLLAFARKCARNITSEKQTVIEDMKSQGNTPPFANNVLRGCLKTVKEKAWFKNI; translated from the exons ATATTGGAAGTCAGGCACCCAGCTGTAGCAGCCTCGGATCAG CACAACAAAAAGCCTTTACTTCGGAAGATGACGTGAGCCCCAGTGACATGGAAGGTGATCACCCCCCATCCTCCCCAAATATTAGTGAGTCGTCAGACAGTGATGTCACTTCAAGACTCCTAAGACATTCCAAGCGTCATCACACTAGAGCACTCACACCCTCACCTGCAACTCAGGCTCACCCTGGGCAATCTCATATGAGAG TCAAAGGGCCAGCAGAGGTCATCCAGCGATACAAAAAAGTTCTGAAAACTTTTTCCTGGGTCCGAACGATGTCTGAAGCTTTCTGCATCAATGCTGTGGGTAGAGGCACCATTAAGATGACAGCACCGATTGCAGAATTGAAATATGTGGACCCAGAAAAATTTGCATCCTTGAAATTTGACCCTGCAGTGGAGACCCTCTTGGCCTTTGCCAGGAAATGCGCGCGTAACATCACCTCGGAAAAACAAACCGTGATCGAGGATATGAAATCCCAAGGGAACACTCCTCCCTTTGCTAATAATGTATTAAGAGGTTgtttaaaaacagttaaagaaaaggcttggtttaaaaacatttag